A portion of the Gossypium arboreum isolate Shixiya-1 chromosome 8, ASM2569848v2, whole genome shotgun sequence genome contains these proteins:
- the LOC108467900 gene encoding probable xyloglucan endotransglucosylase/hydrolase protein 23, translating into MRTSLLLLSGLISFVMVASAANFNQDIDVTWGDGRGKILENGNLLTLTLDKFSGSGFQSKNQYLFGKIDMNIKLVPGNSAGTVTTYYLRSEGSTWDEIDFEFLGNLSGDPYIVHTNVYTQGKGDKEQQFYLWFDPTKDFHTYSLLWNPQRIIFSVDGTPIREFKNLESTGVAFPKSQPMRVYSSLWNADDWATRGGLVKTDWSKAPFTAAYRNYKADACVWSSGKSSCSSTSPSQNSWLSQELDITSQEKLKWVQKNYMIYNYCTDTKRFPQGLPKECTAP; encoded by the exons ATGAGGACTTCATTGCTGCTACTATCTGGCTTAATCAGCTTTGTAATGGTTGCTTCAGCCGCCAACTTTAACCAAGACATCGACGTTACTTGGGGAGATGGGAGGGGCAAGATTCTCGAAAACGGAAACCTTCTCACTCTCACCCTCGACAAATTCTCCGGCTCTGGTTTTCAATCCAAGAACCAATATCTGTTTGGGAAGATCGATATGAACATTAAGTTGGTTCCAGGCAACTCTGCTGGCACTGTTACCACTTACTAT CTTCGTTCGGAAGGGTCGACATGGGATGAAATCGACTTCGAGTTCTTGGGGAACCTAAGCGGAGACCCATACATAGTCCACACCAATGTATATACGCAAGGCAAAGGTGACAAAGAGCAACAGTTCTACCTTTGGTTCGATCCCACCAAAGACTTCCACACCTACTCCCTTCTTTGGAACCCTCAACGTATTAT CTTCTCTGTTGATGGGACTCCGATCAGAGAGTTCAAGAACTTGGAATCGACGGGCGTTGCGTTCCCAAAGAGCCAGCCGATGAGAGTGTATTCGAGTCTTTGGAATGCCGATGACTGGGCCACTCGAGGTGGTCTTGTTAAGACAGATTGGAGCAAAGCTCCTTTCACTGCTGCTTACAGGAATTACAAGGCTGATGCATGTGTCTGGTCCTCCGGGAAATCATCATGTTCCTCCACCTCGCCCTCTCAAAATTCATGGCTATCGCAAGAACTGGATATAACGAGCCAAGAAAAGCTGAAATGGGTTCAGAAAAATTACATGATTTACAATTACTGCACCGACACCAAGCGATTCCCTCAGGGACTTCCAAAAGAATGCACTGCTCCTTAA
- the LOC108468559 gene encoding uncharacterized protein LOC108468559: MPNVAGNPLPNHTDQGVNGIRESKNKKIKCEVAKVRTPLRQVWREMVMRGLIALDLGRESKKERNYCEFHNEVGHEIQECVEFRALVQNMMNNKEMEFYEETKNPVEGDICPSEGESTRPAVFPYKDSKRVPWNYDCNVTIPGKESLVDTLKEDQDRGSYTRSGRRYDIAINEEEAKEFLKFLKHSEYSVVEQLHKQPARISVLALLLSSEVHRSALMKVLNETYVANDISGNKLDRLVSNISAENYIFFNDDEIPPGGMGSTKALHITTRCKGYTLPGVLIDNGSALNILPLTTLNRLPVDSFHMKECQNIVKAFDGTERKVIGRIEVPLQIGPIIYEVDFLVMDIKPSYNCLMGRPWIHSAGAVPSSLHQKLKLVSEERLIMINAEEDIIATVSNNAPYLETDDETIECSFRSLEFVNVTFITEGSKILVPKLSKTTRISLQLTIEKGALPGRGLGRHLQGRVETPMPKDKRDRFGLGFKPDAKQMRIELGKKQERRRARLTGEEIKWEPMTFPHISKTFVSGGIIHPERDTLMTGAIEERLESLDINVICEEETGRENFSGIYLCKPGSVLDNWTAEEIPVAFRTDSE; the protein is encoded by the exons ATGCCCAATGTAGCAGGAAACCCACTCCCCAATCACACAGACCAAGGAGTGAACGGGATAAGAGAAAGCAAAAACAAGAAGATTAAGTGTGAGGTTGCGAAAGTCAGGACTCCGTTGAGACAAGTGTGGAGGGAGATGGTCATGAGAGGTTTGATCGCGTTGGATTTGGGAAGAGAATCCAAAAAAGAgaggaactactgtgagttccacaatgaggtggggcatgaaatccaagagTGTGTGGAATTTAGAGCCCTAGTGCAGAACATGATGAACAATAAGGAAATGGAATTCTATGAAGAGACTAAAAACCCCGTAGAGGGAGACATATGTCCGTCGGAGGGAGAGTCGACA AGACCTGCAGTCTTCCCTTACAAAGATAGCAAAAGGGTCCCATGGAATTATGATTGTAATGTGACAATTCCGGGGAAGGAAAGCCTGGTCGACACTTTAAAAGAGGACCAAGATAGGGGATCCTATACACGTAGCGGGAGACGTTACGATATAGCGA TTAACGAAGAAGAGGCTaaggagtttttaaaattcctaaagcatagTGAATACAGCGTGGTGGAACAGCTACATAAACAACCAGCTCGTATCTCAGTGCTGGCCTTACTTCTAAGCTCGGAAGTTCATCGCAGCGCGCTAATGAAGGTCTTGAATGAAACGTATGTTGCCAATGATATCTCCGGTAACAAACTGGACCGATTGGTTAGTAACATAAGTGCCGAAAACTATATCTTCTTCAATGATGATGAGATACCACCCGGTGGCATGGGGTCGACTAAAGCATTGCACATTACCACGCGCTGTAAAGGGTATACGCTGCCAGGCGTACTGATTGACAACGGATCGGCTTTGAACATCCTGCCATTGACCACACTAAATAGATTACCTGTAGACAGCTTTCACATGAAGGAGTGCCAGAACATAGTGAAGGCATTTGACGGCACGGAGAGAAAGGTGATAGGCAGAATCGAAGTACCTCTTCAGATTGGGCCAATCATATATGAGGTGGATTTCCtagtaatggatatcaagccctcataTAATTGCTTAATGGGgaggccctggatacattcagCTGGGGCAGTGCCTTCTTCGTTGCATCAAAAGTTGAAGCTGGTATCAGAGGAGAGGTTGATAATGATCAATGCTGAAGAGGATATCATTGCAACTGTGAGCAATAATGCGccctatttggagacagatgacgAAACAATCGAATGTTCATTTCGATCTTTAGAATTTGTTAATGTAACCTTCATCACGGAGGGAAGCAAAATTCTGGTGCCAAAATTGTCCAAAACCACGAGGATAAGCCTCCAGTTAACGATTGAAAAAGGAGCCCTACCAGGAAGAGGACTTGGAAGACATCTGCAAGGAAGGGTTGAAACGCCAATGCCGAAAGATAAAAGAGACCGCTTCGGTTTAGGATTTAAGCCGGACGCGAAACAAATGAGAATAGAGCTGggaaagaagcaagaaagaagaagagctCGATTAACGGGGGAAGAAATCAAGTGGGAACCAATGAcattcccccatatatcgaaaacATTTGTGTCCGGGGGAATCATTCATCCCGAGAGAGACACACTAATGACGGGAGCTATAGAAGAAAGGCTGGAAAGCTTGGACATCAATGTCATATGTGAAGAAGAGACCGGAAGAGAGAATTTTTCGGGCATTTACCTCTGCAAACCTGGAAGTGTTCTGGACaactggactgcggaagagattcctgtagcttTTAGAACggattcagagtaa